The following proteins come from a genomic window of Rattus norvegicus strain BN/NHsdMcwi chromosome 8, GRCr8, whole genome shotgun sequence:
- the Dynll1l2 gene encoding dynein light chain 1, cytoplasmic-like, translated as MYSWKAAIKHADMLEETQQDSVECATQTQDSVEEDFVAHSKKEFDNKYNCTWHCIVGWNVSGCVTYETKHFIYFYLGQVAIFLFISG; from the coding sequence ATGTACAGCTGGAAGGCAGCGATCAAACATGCAGACATGTTGGAAGAGACGCAGCAGGACTCGGTGGAGTGCGCTACTCAGACACAGGACAGTGTAGAAGAGGATTTTGTAGCCCATAGCAAGAAGGAGTTTGACAATAAGTACAACTGTACTTGGCACTGCATTGTGGGGTGGAACGTCAGTGGTTGTGTGACATATGAAACCAAACACTTCATCTACTTCTATCTGGGTCAGGTGgccatttttctgttcatatcTGGTTAA